A stretch of the Poseidonibacter parvus genome encodes the following:
- the nadB gene encoding L-aspartate oxidase — MVYDYIIIGTGIAGLNAARLIPKDKKVLVLCKKSPWDCNTFWAQGGIATAVDEADVPVHIQDTLTAGVNYNDKKAVELLSQKSFKAVRNLIDSGLKFDLNAKGELAFTKEAAHSRNRILHADGDATGRMIHLFLLQECKHEIVTNAVVNDLLIEDNICYGVQFFTSETEQRVVYAHNTIIASGGIGSLYRYHTNSTAIAGEMQGLISHKGLSLKDMEMMQFHPTVVKGTHFARKPLLSEALRGEGAHIVDENGYRFLKEYHEDEELAPRDVVSRSIFDYHKKTGLGVFLSFEMFEKEHFQKRFPNIYANLKDIGYDLPSQRVPISPAFHYAMGGIETTLDAKVKGMKNLYAVGEVACTGVHGANRLASNSLLEGLVFSQIAVEDSLENIFKISQENYTKSIKSYIRNQKIDKDIKNNLRKIMWKTVAIVREPKELEKSLHQINDYLKQDVGRLLFLRLLTAKSILETALKRRESLGAHYIKEN; from the coding sequence ATGGTGTACGATTATATAATAATAGGTACTGGAATTGCAGGTTTAAATGCTGCAAGACTAATCCCTAAAGATAAAAAAGTTTTAGTATTATGCAAAAAATCTCCATGGGATTGTAATACTTTTTGGGCACAAGGTGGAATTGCAACTGCTGTTGATGAAGCAGACGTTCCTGTACATATCCAAGATACACTTACTGCTGGTGTAAACTATAATGATAAAAAAGCAGTTGAACTGTTAAGTCAGAAATCATTTAAAGCTGTTAGAAACTTAATTGATTCTGGTTTAAAGTTTGATTTAAATGCTAAAGGTGAATTAGCATTTACAAAAGAGGCAGCACATAGTAGAAATAGAATTCTTCATGCCGATGGAGATGCTACTGGACGAATGATTCATCTTTTTTTATTGCAAGAATGTAAACACGAGATTGTAACAAATGCTGTAGTAAATGATTTACTTATTGAAGACAATATTTGTTATGGTGTCCAGTTTTTTACAAGTGAAACTGAACAAAGAGTAGTTTACGCACACAACACTATAATTGCAAGTGGAGGAATTGGCTCGCTTTATAGATATCATACAAATTCAACAGCAATTGCGGGTGAAATGCAAGGACTTATTTCTCATAAAGGATTAAGTCTAAAAGATATGGAAATGATGCAATTTCATCCAACAGTTGTAAAAGGTACTCACTTTGCTAGAAAGCCTTTGCTTTCAGAAGCTTTAAGAGGTGAGGGTGCTCATATTGTTGATGAAAATGGCTACAGATTTTTAAAAGAGTATCATGAAGACGAAGAATTAGCTCCACGTGATGTCGTATCTCGTTCTATTTTTGATTATCATAAAAAAACTGGTTTAGGTGTTTTTTTATCTTTTGAAATGTTTGAAAAAGAACATTTTCAAAAAAGATTTCCAAATATTTATGCTAATTTGAAAGACATCGGCTATGATTTACCATCTCAAAGAGTTCCTATTTCTCCTGCTTTTCATTATGCAATGGGTGGAATTGAAACTACACTTGATGCAAAAGTTAAAGGTATGAAAAACTTATATGCAGTAGGGGAAGTTGCTTGTACAGGAGTTCATGGTGCTAATAGGCTAGCTTCAAATTCTTTACTAGAAGGTTTAGTATTTTCTCAGATAGCAGTTGAAGATTCATTAGAAAATATTTTTAAAATATCACAAGAAAATTATACAAAAAGTATAAAATCATATATCAGAAATCAAAAGATTGATAAAGATATTAAAAACAATCTTAGAAAGATTATGTGGAAGACAGTAGCAATTGTAAGAGAACCAAAAGAATTAGAAAAATCTTTACATCAAATTAATGATTATTTGAAGCAAGATGTAGGAAGATTATTATTTTTAAGGCTACTTACGGCAAAATCTATTTTGGAAACAGCGTTAAAGCGTAGGGAATCACTTGGCGCACATTATATCAAGGAGAATTAA
- a CDS encoding DciA family protein translates to MKKLNEILSHLKKNPEFRKINTSSTIEKFIEVLPLKLKKGVKFAYIKGETLYFVLTHPVYKMEFEYNKADIKSLLKIANFENVTDIAFFISNKIEKKEKIIKVEPLYKERAKGVFFNKANDEKIHQKFENIRNIIKES, encoded by the coding sequence ATGAAAAAATTGAATGAAATACTTAGTCATCTTAAAAAAAATCCTGAATTCAGAAAAATCAATACCTCTTCTACAATTGAAAAATTTATAGAAGTACTTCCTTTAAAATTAAAAAAAGGAGTTAAATTTGCCTATATAAAAGGCGAAACTTTATATTTTGTATTAACTCATCCTGTTTATAAAATGGAATTTGAGTATAACAAAGCAGATATAAAATCATTATTAAAAATAGCAAACTTTGAAAATGTTACAGATATAGCTTTTTTCATTTCAAACAAAATAGAAAAAAAAGAAAAGATTATTAAAGTAGAACCTTTATATAAAGAAAGAGCAAAAGGTGTCTTTTTCAATAAGGCAAATGATGAAAAAATTCATCAAAAGTTTGAAAATATTAGAAATATTATAAAAGAGTCTTAA
- a CDS encoding M48 family metallopeptidase, translating to MEFNYNLDSLALTVKLENKKHIKHCYLRVVDSKVHIKANIYFSKQDAYELIEKKKNWILEILEQSKKNSFEDDEFLYFGEVKKLKDFKIKNLDNFYKEEIKIIIPPLVEKYSKLMKLYPNSINYRKNKRTWGSCNYKNDLKFNTQLCKFPMFIAEYVVIHELAHIKHKNHSKEFWALVREFCSDYKQREKIFKTLL from the coding sequence TTGGAATTTAACTATAATCTTGATTCTTTGGCACTTACTGTTAAGTTAGAAAACAAAAAACATATAAAACATTGTTATTTGAGAGTAGTTGATAGTAAAGTTCACATAAAAGCTAATATTTATTTCTCAAAACAAGATGCATATGAATTAATAGAGAAAAAAAAGAATTGGATACTTGAAATTTTAGAGCAATCAAAGAAAAATAGTTTTGAGGATGATGAATTTTTATATTTTGGTGAAGTAAAAAAACTAAAAGATTTTAAGATAAAAAATCTAGATAATTTTTATAAAGAAGAGATAAAAATTATAATTCCACCTTTAGTAGAAAAGTATTCAAAGCTAATGAAACTTTATCCAAACTCGATAAATTATAGAAAAAACAAAAGAACATGGGGCTCGTGTAATTATAAAAATGATTTAAAGTTTAATACTCAACTTTGTAAGTTTCCTATGTTTATAGCTGAATATGTAGTAATTCATGAATTAGCTCATATAAAACATAAAAATCATTCAAAAGAGTTTTGGGCTTTAGTTAGAGAATTTTGTTCTGATTATAAGCAAAGAGAAAAAATTTTTAAGACTCTTTTATAA
- a CDS encoding pyridoxal phosphate-dependent aminotransferase, producing the protein MKIANRMENLSTSVTMAITAQARELKAQGKDILSFSAGEPDFNTPEVIKQAAIQAIIDGHTKYTAVEGITETKQSIINKLKRDHNIEYKLENIIISNGAKHSLFNLFQVLIEKGDEVIIPAPYWVTYPEQVKFSDGVPVIIETDDTTGFKVTAQQVQKAITSKTKILLLNTPSNPTGAVYTKEELTAIGKVLEGTDILVFSDEMYEKIMYDGKKFTAAAEVSDDMYMRTVTINGISKSVAMTGWRFGYLATPKTELVKAMTKLQGQVTSNVNSITQYAAISALEGEADDMIEVMRTEFEKRRNIAVKSFNNIDGLTCINPDGAFYLFVNIQGVTSDSVQFCADLLDKKGVALVPGLAFGTEGYIRFSFATDLATIEEGIKRIKEFVESK; encoded by the coding sequence ATGAAAATTGCAAACAGAATGGAAAACCTATCTACATCGGTTACTATGGCAATTACTGCCCAAGCAAGAGAGCTGAAAGCTCAAGGTAAAGACATATTAAGTTTTAGTGCAGGAGAACCTGACTTTAATACTCCAGAAGTAATTAAACAAGCTGCTATTCAAGCTATTATTGATGGACATACAAAATATACAGCCGTAGAAGGTATTACCGAAACTAAGCAATCAATCATTAATAAGTTAAAAAGAGATCACAATATAGAATATAAATTAGAAAACATTATCATTAGTAATGGAGCTAAGCACTCATTATTTAATCTTTTTCAAGTATTAATTGAAAAAGGTGATGAAGTTATTATTCCAGCTCCATATTGGGTAACTTATCCAGAACAAGTAAAGTTCTCTGATGGAGTTCCTGTTATTATTGAAACAGATGATACAACAGGTTTTAAAGTAACTGCACAACAAGTACAAAAAGCAATTACTTCTAAAACAAAAATTCTTTTATTAAACACTCCTTCTAATCCAACTGGTGCTGTTTATACAAAAGAAGAGTTAACAGCTATTGGAAAAGTACTTGAAGGTACAGATATTTTAGTATTTTCAGATGAAATGTATGAAAAGATCATGTACGATGGGAAGAAGTTTACAGCTGCGGCTGAAGTATCTGACGATATGTATATGAGAACTGTTACAATTAATGGTATTAGTAAATCAGTTGCAATGACAGGATGGAGATTTGGTTATTTAGCAACACCTAAAACAGAACTTGTAAAAGCCATGACAAAACTTCAAGGTCAAGTAACTTCAAATGTAAATTCAATCACTCAATATGCAGCTATTTCTGCACTTGAAGGTGAAGCGGATGATATGATAGAAGTAATGAGAACGGAATTTGAAAAAAGAAGAAATATTGCTGTAAAATCATTTAATAACATTGATGGTCTTACTTGTATTAATCCTGATGGTGCATTTTACTTATTTGTAAATATTCAAGGTGTAACTTCTGATTCAGTTCAATTTTGTGCAGATTTATTGGACAAAAAAGGTGTTGCTTTAGTACCTGGTTTAGCATTTGGAACAGAAGGATATATTAGATTTTCTTTTGCTACAGATCTAGCAACAATTGAAGAAGGTATTAAAAGAATCAAAGAGTTTGTAGAAAGTAAATAA
- a CDS encoding cation diffusion facilitator family transporter gives MTLQKKATVVSSSVAALLTIMKLVIGIASGSVAVLASAIDSVLDMFVSLFNYFAISNSEKPADKEFNYGRGKIEALASVIEGTIITISGLFLLYQAIKKAINGEISQYMGTSITVMIISLIITISLVIYLNKVAKKTNSMVIKADALHYKTDVYSNVAVLTSLVLVHLTGYEIIDVLVGSGIALYIIYSSYELIHDGVLVLLDRAVEHDIVEKIEDIIKSKEKVNTHHLLKTREAGHQTFVEVHLVFDCIITLMDAHRVSDKIEQEIEDLDKNRDWIINIHMDPYDDFTINDSK, from the coding sequence ATGACTCTTCAAAAAAAAGCTACAGTCGTATCAAGTTCAGTTGCGGCACTTCTTACTATTATGAAACTTGTTATAGGAATAGCTAGTGGATCAGTTGCTGTTTTAGCTTCAGCAATTGATTCAGTTCTTGACATGTTTGTTTCACTTTTTAACTATTTTGCAATATCGAATTCAGAAAAACCAGCAGACAAAGAGTTTAATTATGGACGTGGAAAAATTGAAGCCTTGGCTTCAGTTATTGAAGGTACTATAATTACAATTTCTGGTTTATTTTTACTTTATCAAGCAATCAAAAAAGCAATTAATGGTGAAATCTCACAATATATGGGAACATCTATTACAGTTATGATTATATCTTTAATAATAACTATTTCTTTAGTAATTTACTTAAACAAAGTTGCTAAAAAAACAAACTCTATGGTTATAAAAGCAGATGCTTTACATTATAAAACTGATGTATACTCAAATGTTGCTGTATTAACATCATTGGTTTTAGTTCACTTAACAGGCTATGAAATAATTGATGTTCTAGTTGGAAGTGGAATTGCATTATATATTATTTACTCTTCTTATGAATTAATTCATGATGGTGTATTAGTACTACTTGATCGTGCAGTTGAGCATGATATTGTAGAGAAAATAGAAGATATTATAAAAAGTAAAGAAAAAGTAAATACTCATCATCTTTTAAAAACAAGAGAAGCTGGTCATCAAACTTTTGTAGAAGTTCATTTAGTTTTTGATTGTATTATTACATTAATGGATGCACATAGAGTTAGTGATAAAATCGAACAAGAAATAGAAGACCTAGATAAAAATAGAGATTGGATAATCAATATTCATATGGATCCTTATGATGACTTTACAATTAATGATTCAAAATAA
- a CDS encoding rhodanese-like domain-containing protein has translation MKKTFLIYLILALSTFLNAQINYNTAKLYKDDISAKLAYEMQEDGALLIDVRTKAEFKELRAKSSINIPIFYAKKGKRVFNKSFLREIHEVSNKNLSKKIILICRSGSRTKLASNLLAEQGFNDIYNVKYGFQFDWLKEKLPTQK, from the coding sequence ATGAAAAAAACTTTTTTAATCTATCTTATTTTAGCTTTAAGTACTTTTTTAAATGCTCAAATAAATTACAATACTGCAAAACTTTATAAAGATGATATTTCAGCTAAGCTGGCATATGAAATGCAAGAAGATGGAGCATTACTTATTGACGTTAGAACAAAAGCAGAATTCAAAGAATTAAGAGCAAAAAGCTCTATTAATATTCCTATTTTTTATGCAAAAAAAGGAAAAAGAGTATTTAATAAATCTTTTTTAAGAGAAATTCATGAAGTATCAAATAAAAATTTATCAAAAAAAATAATCTTAATTTGTAGAAGTGGTTCAAGAACAAAACTTGCTAGCAATCTACTTGCAGAGCAAGGTTTTAACGATATTTATAATGTAAAATATGGATTCCAATTCGATTGGTTAAAAGAAAAACTTCCAACTCAAAAATAA
- a CDS encoding HD domain-containing phosphohydrolase → MNFIKILGASGSKAKGIGTTSFQIFKDIIVDAGNVINSLGEEANHINHIFLTHSHADHITDLPFIIETYFEKRKTPLTIYALKETIDVLRNHSFNDLVWPDFTKINLVNTQTPSLVFKELKVNEVIEINDYKIKAIEAVHIPGACGFVVTKNHQAFIISGDTYKNPIIWNEINNNHEIKSLILECSFPDKLKEFAQRTSHLSPELIKEDLKNLKRDDISIFLYHLKPLYIKEIKRDINKHKILKYGGKILVEGDVIHIDNGTIEHNLISEDMFHEIMKINLALSSETNKDVLLEKILTLLRKLTSAEAGTLYLKSKDGSTLDFKVVQNDKLNINMGGAKNNLNWDSLPFIKEDGSLNNEMVAIVCAKEKRIINIKDVYKTTKYVFEGTKVFDKSTGYRSKSMLVIPLINHENEVIGVLQLINKVDNHEIIDFDKSDEKILKSLASQAAMSLTNTQLILSLEEFLNAFVSTIAKAIDAKSPYTTDHIAKVEKIALLLANAINDDKTIYKEVKYTQNDYKQIGLAAWMHDIGKISMPDHIIDKATKLEKIFDRIELIESRFEVIKRDKEIDYLKNKISKLEFEKEVNLLNEYMHFLKQTNKGGEFMDDKNIHKLNEIAKLTYLKDGKNTPLIDEDEYYNLSIKKGSLTKEEIDIIRNHALLSHEMISTLPFPKKYKDVLNIACNHHEKLNGKGYPRGLEASQIKLEDRIMIFADIFEALTASGRPYKDAMKLTQVYDILNKLGNNGEIDKNLTEFFFNHKILHEYANESLSSEQIDINK, encoded by the coding sequence ATGAACTTTATAAAAATACTTGGAGCAAGTGGAAGTAAAGCCAAGGGAATAGGAACAACTTCTTTCCAAATTTTCAAAGATATTATTGTAGATGCTGGGAATGTTATAAATTCACTTGGAGAAGAAGCTAATCATATTAACCATATTTTTTTAACTCATTCTCATGCAGACCACATAACTGATTTACCTTTTATCATTGAAACATATTTTGAAAAAAGAAAAACTCCTCTTACTATTTATGCTTTAAAAGAAACTATTGATGTTTTAAGAAATCATTCTTTTAATGATTTAGTATGGCCTGATTTTACAAAAATTAATTTAGTTAATACTCAAACCCCTTCTTTAGTATTTAAAGAATTAAAAGTAAATGAAGTTATAGAAATAAATGATTATAAAATAAAAGCTATTGAGGCAGTGCATATACCGGGTGCATGTGGATTTGTAGTTACCAAAAATCATCAAGCATTTATTATAAGTGGAGATACATATAAAAACCCTATTATATGGAATGAAATTAATAATAATCATGAAATTAAATCATTGATTTTAGAGTGTTCATTTCCTGATAAATTAAAAGAATTTGCACAAAGAACTTCCCACTTATCTCCAGAATTAATAAAAGAAGACCTTAAAAACCTAAAAAGAGATGATATTTCAATTTTTTTATACCATTTAAAACCTCTATATATAAAAGAAATAAAAAGAGATATTAATAAACATAAAATATTAAAATATGGAGGTAAGATATTAGTTGAAGGTGATGTAATTCATATTGATAACGGAACTATTGAACATAATTTAATTAGTGAGGATATGTTTCATGAAATTATGAAAATCAACCTTGCTTTATCTTCTGAAACAAATAAAGATGTACTTTTAGAAAAAATACTAACACTTCTTAGAAAATTAACATCAGCAGAAGCTGGAACCTTATATTTAAAATCAAAAGATGGCTCAACACTTGATTTTAAAGTTGTTCAAAATGATAAATTAAATATTAATATGGGTGGAGCTAAAAATAATTTAAATTGGGATTCTCTACCATTTATCAAAGAAGACGGTTCTTTAAACAATGAGATGGTTGCAATTGTTTGTGCAAAAGAAAAAAGAATAATTAACATTAAAGATGTATATAAAACCACAAAATATGTTTTTGAAGGAACAAAAGTATTCGATAAATCAACAGGTTATAGATCAAAATCTATGCTTGTTATTCCTTTGATTAATCATGAAAATGAAGTAATTGGTGTTTTACAACTAATTAATAAAGTAGATAATCATGAAATTATTGATTTTGATAAATCTGATGAAAAAATATTAAAATCTCTTGCTTCGCAAGCTGCAATGTCACTTACTAATACACAACTAATACTTAGTTTAGAAGAGTTTTTAAATGCTTTTGTTTCAACAATTGCAAAAGCTATTGATGCAAAATCTCCTTATACAACAGACCATATTGCAAAAGTAGAAAAAATCGCCTTACTACTTGCAAATGCAATAAATGACGATAAAACTATATATAAAGAAGTTAAATATACTCAAAATGATTATAAACAAATAGGATTAGCTGCTTGGATGCATGATATTGGAAAAATTTCTATGCCTGATCACATTATAGATAAAGCAACAAAATTAGAAAAAATATTTGATAGAATAGAATTAATAGAATCAAGATTTGAAGTAATAAAAAGAGATAAAGAAATTGATTATCTAAAAAATAAGATATCAAAACTTGAATTTGAAAAAGAAGTAAATCTATTAAATGAATATATGCATTTTCTAAAACAGACTAATAAGGGTGGAGAGTTTATGGATGATAAAAATATCCATAAGCTAAATGAAATTGCAAAACTAACTTATCTAAAAGACGGAAAAAATACTCCTTTAATAGATGAAGATGAATATTATAATTTATCTATTAAAAAAGGTAGTTTAACAAAAGAAGAAATAGATATTATTAGAAATCATGCACTCTTATCACATGAAATGATTTCAACTTTACCTTTCCCTAAAAAATATAAAGATGTATTAAATATAGCTTGTAATCATCATGAAAAATTAAATGGTAAAGGTTATCCAAGAGGACTAGAAGCTAGTCAAATTAAACTAGAAGATAGAATTATGATTTTTGCAGATATTTTTGAAGCCTTAACTGCATCAGGACGGCCATATAAAGATGCTATGAAATTAACTCAAGTTTACGATATTTTAAATAAACTTGGGAACAATGGCGAAATAGATAAAAATCTTACAGAATTCTTTTTTAATCATAAAATACTGCATGAATATGCAAATGAATCCTTATCATCAGAACAGATTGATATAAATAAGTAA
- a CDS encoding CHASE2 domain-containing protein, with protein MIAKNRLKRNLIYILTSIVLSFIISSIYIFSPTLPTSIDNRLKDYMFNIRGEIAPKTDSIVIIDIDEKSLQKLGQWPWSRDILSRILKNLTQNNIAIIGLDIVFAEEDRTSPHNIFKKLNIKEEDIVNYDFEFAQTIASTPTILGYQFEFEDKKHINKEAPSIQTIFIEKNKKLGNNYLLQAKGTILNIPVIQDNSYSSGFFNNIPDNAGVIRSVPLIISYDEEIYPSLALETLRIALGIKRIYINYDENGVKDLQLDDYIIPTDRHGRLLINFRGKEKTFKYISALDIYNNDFKKEDIENKIALIGTSAAALMDLRATPFESIFPGVEVHANAIDNIIAKDFLYEASWVDGANIFLIFFLVLFVVFLTKKIHLIFIPILTTSLLFLTSYSLYYILFNYGLVLNIFFPLITIILATIITIMLQYFYEIKKKDEIKNKFASKVSKDVMEQLLKNVDNNQLQAQNKEITVFFSDIRGFTKISEDIKQPDLLVKYINQYMTPMSEIITKNKGTIDKYIGDAIMAYWNAPFDIEDHEDKAVQSALEQLEKLKELNVQLKQQNQPLIDIGIGITTGIATVGEIGSIGRSDYTVIGDTINIGSRVESLCKFYGVKLIITNFTKDSLKENYIFKYLDYVQLKGKEEAIELWEVIHKEHLSKDLEKELELYNQAIILYKKEKLEEAKKLFTQLNEINSSNINNLYIQRCTDFLNNKNFKKVYKHENK; from the coding sequence ATGATTGCTAAAAATAGATTAAAGAGAAACTTAATATATATTTTAACATCAATAGTTTTATCTTTTATTATTAGCTCTATTTACATATTTTCTCCAACTCTACCTACATCAATTGATAATAGATTAAAAGATTATATGTTTAATATCAGAGGAGAAATAGCTCCTAAAACTGATAGCATTGTTATTATTGATATAGATGAGAAATCTTTACAAAAATTAGGACAATGGCCTTGGTCAAGAGATATATTATCAAGAATTCTTAAGAATTTAACACAAAATAATATTGCAATTATAGGACTTGATATAGTTTTTGCAGAAGAAGATAGAACCTCTCCACATAATATTTTTAAAAAATTAAATATAAAAGAAGAAGATATAGTAAATTATGATTTTGAATTTGCTCAAACAATTGCATCAACACCTACTATTTTGGGATATCAGTTTGAATTTGAGGACAAAAAACATATAAATAAAGAAGCACCTTCAATTCAAACTATTTTTATTGAAAAAAATAAAAAATTAGGTAATAACTATTTACTTCAAGCAAAAGGAACTATCTTAAATATCCCAGTAATTCAAGATAATTCATATTCAAGTGGATTTTTTAATAACATACCTGATAATGCAGGAGTTATTAGAAGTGTACCTTTAATTATCTCTTATGATGAAGAAATATATCCTTCACTTGCTCTTGAAACTCTCAGAATTGCATTAGGGATTAAAAGAATATATATTAATTATGATGAAAATGGAGTAAAAGATTTACAATTAGATGACTATATAATTCCAACAGATAGGCATGGTAGATTACTTATTAATTTTAGAGGAAAAGAGAAAACTTTTAAATATATCTCTGCTTTAGACATATATAACAATGACTTCAAAAAAGAAGATATAGAAAATAAGATTGCATTAATCGGTACTTCAGCTGCTGCACTAATGGATTTAAGAGCTACACCTTTTGAATCAATTTTTCCAGGAGTAGAAGTTCATGCAAATGCAATTGATAATATTATTGCAAAAGATTTTTTATATGAAGCATCATGGGTTGATGGTGCAAATATTTTTCTAATATTTTTTCTTGTTTTATTTGTTGTTTTTTTAACAAAAAAAATACATTTAATTTTCATTCCTATTTTAACAACAAGTTTACTATTTTTAACAAGTTATTCACTTTATTATATACTTTTTAATTATGGTCTAGTACTAAATATCTTTTTCCCCCTTATTACTATTATTCTTGCAACTATTATTACAATAATGTTGCAATATTTCTATGAAATAAAAAAGAAAGATGAAATAAAAAATAAATTTGCATCAAAAGTTTCAAAAGATGTAATGGAACAATTATTAAAAAATGTAGATAATAACCAACTACAGGCACAAAATAAAGAAATTACAGTTTTCTTTAGTGATATAAGAGGTTTTACAAAAATTTCTGAAGACATAAAACAACCTGATTTATTAGTAAAATATATCAATCAATATATGACCCCAATGAGTGAAATTATCACAAAAAACAAAGGAACTATTGATAAGTATATTGGAGATGCAATTATGGCATATTGGAATGCTCCTTTTGATATTGAAGACCATGAAGATAAAGCTGTACAAAGTGCACTTGAACAATTAGAGAAATTAAAGGAACTAAATGTTCAGCTAAAACAACAAAATCAACCTTTGATTGATATAGGAATCGGAATAACAACAGGTATTGCAACCGTTGGTGAAATTGGTAGTATTGGACGAAGTGATTATACTGTTATTGGAGATACTATTAATATTGGGTCAAGAGTAGAATCATTATGTAAATTTTATGGTGTAAAATTAATCATTACAAACTTTACAAAAGATAGTCTAAAAGAGAATTATATATTTAAATACCTAGATTATGTTCAATTAAAAGGAAAAGAAGAAGCTATTGAGTTATGGGAAGTAATACATAAAGAGCACTTAAGCAAAGACTTAGAAAAAGAATTAGAACTTTATAATCAAGCAATAATACTATATAAAAAAGAAAAATTAGAAGAAGCAAAAAAACTATTTACACAACTAAATGAAATCAATTCGTCAAATATAAATAATCTTTATATCCAAAGATGTACAGATTTTTTAAATAATAAAAACTTCAAAAAGGTTTATAAACATGAAAATAAATAA